One window of the Archangium primigenium genome contains the following:
- the gyrA gene encoding DNA gyrase subunit A: MADDTTDKPATPPAPPPGSVGELIPVNIEDEMRRSYLDYSMSVIVGRALPDVRDGLKPVHRRVLFAMNDLGNLHNRAYKKSARVVGDVIGKYHPHGDSAVYEAMVRLAQEWSLRYLLVDGQGNFGSVDGDSPAAMRYTEVRMDRLAEEMLADIDKETVDFGPNYDDSLTEPLVLPNKFPNLLVNGSTGIAVGMTTNIPPHNMGEVIDGTLHLIDHPESTVRDLMQFIPGPDFPTAGIITGREGIVRAYETGRGQISLRARTEIETSKKGDRESIIVTEIPYQVNKARLIEKIADLVRDKKLEGISDLRDESDRQGMRIVIELKRDAMSAVVLNNLYANTPMETTFGAVMLAIDGGQPRTLSLKELLDRFISHRRDVVTRRSRYELRKARARRHIVEGLLVAQDLIDLVVSLIRASRDPDEARWGLMHILSPELYERERFANLQRIDYEKAKAQMALLESRARNEEPNYSGLEHRYEGAGFSEEQAKNILEMRLQRLTGLQREELFRELIDLVREIARLEDILGHESSLLNVIKTELKEIRERYADKRRTEITGAAEEITSEDLIAEETMVVTLSHTGYVKRSPLSEYRAQKRGGRGKTGATTKEDDFVTDLFVASTHAYLMPISNKGRLYSLKVHELPLAGRTSRGKAIINLVQFGEGERLAQVLVTREFVENQFVFFVTKRGVVKRTDLSSFANVRASGIIALGIDEGDELVAVKITDGTKDILLSTASGMSIRFPEEEVRSMGRQAYGVKGITLDDGDEVVGADVVEKDTTILTVTENGYGKRTLETEYRQQGRGGKGIIDIKTTDRNGKVVGLVPVTDKAEVMLVTNGGMLIRMKAKEISVIGRNTQGVRLIALESADEKVTGISILPESEQGEEETESPAESVPVEASAAAPEAAAPEAAPEPSAPTDAPEASEPEPEPS, translated from the coding sequence ATGGCCGACGACACCACCGACAAGCCGGCAACGCCCCCCGCGCCTCCTCCAGGCAGCGTGGGAGAACTCATCCCCGTCAACATCGAAGACGAGATGCGCCGCTCGTATCTCGACTACTCGATGTCCGTCATCGTCGGACGCGCCCTGCCCGATGTGCGTGACGGCCTCAAACCCGTGCACCGCCGCGTGCTCTTCGCGATGAACGACCTGGGCAACCTGCACAACCGCGCCTACAAGAAGAGCGCGCGTGTGGTGGGTGACGTCATCGGTAAGTACCACCCGCACGGCGACAGCGCCGTCTACGAGGCCATGGTGCGGCTCGCGCAGGAGTGGTCGCTGCGCTACCTGCTCGTGGATGGCCAGGGCAACTTCGGCTCGGTGGACGGCGACTCGCCCGCGGCCATGCGCTACACGGAAGTGCGCATGGATCGGCTGGCCGAGGAGATGCTCGCCGACATCGACAAGGAGACCGTCGACTTCGGTCCCAACTACGACGACTCGCTCACCGAGCCGCTCGTGCTGCCCAACAAGTTCCCCAACCTGCTCGTCAACGGCAGCACGGGCATCGCCGTGGGCATGACCACCAACATCCCGCCCCACAACATGGGCGAGGTGATCGACGGCACGCTCCACCTCATCGACCATCCCGAGTCCACCGTCCGGGACTTGATGCAGTTCATCCCCGGGCCGGACTTCCCCACCGCGGGCATCATCACCGGGCGCGAGGGCATCGTGCGCGCCTACGAGACGGGCCGCGGGCAGATCTCCCTCCGGGCGCGCACGGAGATTGAAACATCCAAGAAGGGTGACCGCGAGAGCATCATCGTCACCGAGATTCCCTACCAGGTGAACAAGGCGCGGCTCATCGAGAAGATCGCCGACCTGGTGCGCGACAAGAAGCTCGAGGGCATCAGCGACCTGCGTGACGAGAGCGACCGGCAGGGCATGCGCATCGTCATCGAGCTCAAGCGCGATGCCATGAGCGCCGTGGTGCTCAACAACCTGTACGCCAACACGCCCATGGAGACGACGTTCGGCGCGGTGATGCTCGCCATCGACGGAGGCCAGCCGCGCACGCTCTCGCTCAAGGAGCTGCTCGACCGCTTCATCTCCCACCGCCGCGACGTCGTCACCCGCCGCAGCCGCTACGAGCTGCGCAAGGCGCGCGCCCGGCGCCACATCGTCGAGGGCTTGCTCGTCGCGCAGGACCTCATCGACCTGGTGGTGAGCCTCATTCGCGCCTCGCGCGACCCGGACGAGGCGCGCTGGGGCCTCATGCACATCCTCTCGCCCGAGCTCTACGAGCGCGAGCGCTTCGCCAACCTGCAGCGCATCGACTACGAGAAGGCCAAGGCGCAGATGGCCCTGCTCGAGTCGCGCGCGCGCAACGAGGAGCCCAACTACTCGGGCCTGGAGCACCGCTACGAGGGCGCGGGCTTCAGCGAGGAGCAGGCCAAGAACATCCTCGAGATGCGCCTGCAGCGGCTCACCGGCCTGCAGCGCGAGGAGCTGTTCCGCGAGCTCATCGACCTGGTGCGGGAGATCGCCCGCCTGGAGGACATCCTCGGCCACGAGTCCAGCCTGCTCAACGTCATCAAGACGGAGCTCAAGGAGATCCGCGAGCGCTACGCGGACAAGCGCCGCACGGAGATCACCGGCGCGGCCGAGGAGATCACCAGCGAGGACCTCATCGCCGAGGAGACCATGGTGGTGACGCTCTCGCACACGGGCTACGTGAAGCGCTCGCCGCTCAGCGAGTACCGGGCGCAGAAGCGCGGCGGCCGCGGCAAGACGGGGGCCACGACGAAGGAGGACGACTTCGTCACGGACCTGTTCGTGGCGAGCACCCACGCCTACCTCATGCCCATCAGCAACAAGGGCCGGCTCTACTCGCTCAAGGTCCACGAGCTGCCGCTCGCGGGCCGCACCTCGCGCGGCAAGGCCATCATCAACCTGGTGCAGTTCGGCGAGGGCGAGCGCCTGGCCCAGGTGCTGGTGACGCGCGAGTTCGTGGAGAACCAGTTCGTCTTCTTCGTGACCAAGCGCGGCGTGGTCAAGCGCACCGACCTGAGCTCGTTCGCCAACGTGCGCGCCAGCGGCATCATCGCGCTGGGCATCGACGAGGGCGATGAGCTGGTGGCGGTGAAGATCACCGACGGCACCAAGGACATCCTCCTGTCCACGGCGAGCGGCATGAGCATCCGCTTCCCCGAGGAGGAGGTGCGCTCCATGGGCCGCCAGGCCTACGGCGTCAAGGGCATCACCCTGGATGACGGCGACGAGGTGGTGGGCGCCGACGTGGTGGAGAAGGACACCACCATCCTCACGGTGACGGAGAACGGCTACGGCAAGCGCACGCTGGAGACCGAGTACCGGCAGCAGGGCCGTGGCGGCAAGGGCATCATCGACATCAAGACCACCGACCGCAACGGCAAGGTGGTGGGCCTGGTGCCGGTGACGGACAAGGCCGAGGTGATGCTGGTGACCAACGGCGGCATGCTCATCCGCATGAAGGCCAAGGAGATCTCCGTCATCGGCCGCAACACGCAGGGCGTGCGGCTCATCGCCCTGGAGAGCGCCGACGAGAAGGTGACGGGCATCTCCATCCTCCCGGAGTCCGAGCAGGGCGAGGAGGAGACGGAGTCGCCCGCCGAGTCCGTGCCGGTCGAGGCGTCCGCCGCCGCGCCCGAGGCCGCCGCGCCCGAGGCCGCGCCGGAGCCCTCCGCGCCGACCGATGCACCGGAGGCGTCCGAGCCGGAGCCCGAGCCGAGCTGA
- a CDS encoding tetratricopeptide repeat protein — MAKKKAVRAAPPKKSAASPKKKAPPPAPPPRAARSRPRPAAPVDLPLREPSGPLAPDPLDEATPPPLKALPAGEPQPEMAFPFEIDPKRIEEGLQKLRQEAMHWANKGRYTKVRFKFRGKQLLPDLPVAAVAAAEGLTFYWGGILRALVFTVAGGSLLQVEFVNDADKRVQAGKEALLNGDLDEALGLFREALTMDRDNVGAHLNVGVALKLKGEKEAALAAFEKAKALDPEGPLGSEAERLATPLRPKGTASQTG; from the coding sequence ATGGCGAAGAAGAAGGCCGTCCGCGCGGCGCCCCCGAAGAAGAGCGCCGCCTCCCCGAAGAAGAAGGCCCCGCCGCCCGCGCCCCCCCCGCGGGCCGCACGCTCGCGCCCGCGCCCCGCCGCGCCCGTGGACCTTCCCCTGCGCGAGCCGAGCGGGCCCCTGGCCCCGGATCCGCTCGACGAGGCCACTCCTCCCCCGCTCAAGGCCCTGCCCGCGGGCGAGCCCCAGCCGGAGATGGCCTTCCCCTTCGAGATCGATCCCAAGCGCATCGAGGAAGGGCTGCAGAAGCTGCGTCAGGAGGCGATGCACTGGGCGAACAAGGGCCGCTACACCAAGGTGCGCTTCAAGTTCCGGGGCAAGCAGCTGCTGCCGGACCTGCCCGTGGCCGCCGTGGCCGCCGCCGAGGGCCTGACGTTCTACTGGGGCGGCATCCTGCGCGCGCTCGTCTTCACCGTGGCCGGCGGCAGCCTGCTCCAGGTGGAGTTCGTCAACGACGCGGACAAGCGCGTGCAGGCGGGCAAGGAGGCCCTGCTCAACGGGGACCTGGACGAGGCCCTGGGCCTCTTCCGCGAGGCGCTCACCATGGACCGGGACAACGTGGGGGCGCACCTCAACGTGGGCGTGGCGCTCAAGCTCAAGGGCGAGAAGGAAGCCGCGCTGGCCGCCTTCGAGAAGGCCAAGGCGTTGGACCCGGAGGGCCCCCTGGGCTCCGAGGCCGAGCGGCTCGCCACGCCGCTGCGGCCCAAGGGCACCGCGTCCCAGACCGGGTAG
- the ung gene encoding uracil-DNA glycosylase, with protein MSPWKDQLPAGWRRVLQDALANPAFTRLQAYVEQERRRHTVYPPEEDLFSAFRLTPYEQVKVLVLGQDPYHGAGQAHGLAFSVRPGVRPPPSLVNMFKELHDDLGLPVPRDGSLVPWAEQGVLLLNAVLTVREATPNSHAGQGWEAFTDAVIRAVSDKPEPVVFVLWGAYAQKKQKLIDPRRHVVLAGPHPSPLSASRGFFGSKPFSRANAELQKRGQAPVDWRLPA; from the coding sequence ATGAGCCCGTGGAAGGACCAATTGCCGGCCGGATGGCGCCGGGTGCTTCAGGACGCGCTGGCCAACCCGGCGTTCACCCGGTTGCAGGCGTACGTGGAGCAGGAGCGGCGGCGGCACACGGTGTACCCGCCCGAGGAGGACCTGTTCTCCGCCTTCCGGCTGACGCCCTACGAGCAGGTGAAGGTGCTCGTGCTCGGGCAGGACCCGTACCACGGGGCGGGACAGGCCCACGGGCTGGCGTTCTCGGTGCGCCCGGGAGTCCGGCCGCCGCCCTCGCTGGTGAACATGTTCAAGGAGCTGCACGACGACCTGGGCCTGCCCGTGCCCAGGGACGGCTCGCTGGTGCCCTGGGCCGAGCAGGGCGTGTTGCTGCTCAACGCGGTGCTGACGGTGCGCGAGGCCACGCCCAACTCGCACGCGGGGCAGGGCTGGGAGGCCTTCACCGACGCGGTCATCCGAGCGGTGAGCGACAAGCCGGAGCCCGTGGTCTTCGTGCTCTGGGGGGCCTACGCCCAGAAGAAGCAGAAGCTCATCGACCCCCGGCGGCACGTGGTGCTCGCGGGGCCGCACCCCTCGCCCCTGTCGGCTTCCCGGGGGTTCTTCGGCAGCAAGCCCTTCAGCCGCGCCAACGCGGAGCTCCAGAAGCGGGGCCAGGCGCCCGTCGATTGGCGCCTGCCCGCCTGA
- a CDS encoding MerR family transcriptional regulator, which produces MSTAKTQVGWKLSELAEAVGVSARTVRYYVQRGLLPAPPFKGPDTVYGEEHLLRLKAIRVLQARFLPLDAIQAELARLDEPALRALAESDAAPPAPVPGPPASAAPVAPPEPTRWRRWELAPGLELHLADTADTKTRDLAEHLRALIQKTEER; this is translated from the coding sequence GTGAGCACGGCGAAGACACAGGTGGGATGGAAGCTCTCGGAGCTGGCCGAGGCGGTGGGCGTGAGCGCGCGGACCGTGCGCTACTACGTGCAGCGGGGGCTCTTGCCAGCCCCTCCCTTCAAGGGGCCGGACACGGTGTACGGGGAGGAGCACTTGCTGCGGCTCAAGGCCATCCGGGTGCTCCAGGCCCGGTTCCTGCCGCTCGACGCCATCCAGGCGGAGCTGGCGCGGCTGGACGAGCCCGCCCTGCGCGCGCTCGCCGAGAGCGACGCGGCGCCGCCGGCCCCCGTGCCGGGCCCCCCCGCGTCGGCCGCGCCCGTCGCGCCGCCCGAGCCGACGCGCTGGCGGCGCTGGGAGCTGGCCCCCGGCCTGGAGCTGCACCTGGCGGACACGGCGGACACGAAGACCCGGGACCTCGCGGAGCACCTGCGGGCCCTCATCCAGAAGACCGAGGAAAGGTAG
- a CDS encoding YkvA family protein has protein sequence MNVSGLRVLGTRFFRYVRDPRIPRWRRFAGLFAVAYFFFPLDVIPDFLPLVGWLDDLGVVSAAAWFMMRELEHYQPGPSGWPTPVSEPLSGGRTPLRGR, from the coding sequence ATGAACGTCTCCGGTCTTCGAGTCCTCGGCACGCGCTTCTTCCGGTATGTGCGCGACCCGCGCATTCCCCGCTGGCGGCGGTTCGCGGGTCTGTTCGCGGTGGCCTACTTCTTCTTCCCGCTGGACGTGATTCCGGACTTCCTGCCGCTGGTGGGCTGGCTGGATGACCTGGGCGTGGTGTCCGCGGCGGCCTGGTTCATGATGCGCGAGTTGGAGCACTACCAGCCGGGCCCCTCGGGGTGGCCCACGCCGGTGTCCGAGCCCCTGTCGGGAGGACGGACCCCGCTCCGCGGCCGCTGA
- a CDS encoding VIT domain-containing protein: MHDEKSGLYTRGGAQVPLQGVEVSGELLGGHARVRVSQRYRNTERVPVEAVYVFPLPSEATLTAFSLTCAGRRVQAVIQERDKAFQTYDDAVTAGHGAALLDQERPNVFTAQVGNLLPDEETLVEVEFLQAIQVEEGCVRWALPTLVAPRYIPGTPSGDRTAHGHAGPTDRVPDADRITPPVGDARYGLTLDLLIALGREVVVESPSHAIALSREPGGLRVRLARPHVALDRDLVLSIRGADLDVPFTPLVTHRRGEEPGTFALTVVPDLLGMAHAGKRQEVVFVVDVSGSMDGESLPQAQGALRLCLRHLREGDRFNVIAFSTTFTLFSPEPVVFTQQTLERADRWVAALRANGGTELLEPLRAATRAMPDGVVVLLTDGQVGNESEILQAVLAERRTARMYSFGIGTNVSDVLLKDLARQTGGAVEFIHPGERIDDKVVAQFSRALAPRVTDVEVRFEGVEAQELAPAEPPSLVDGTPWSLMGRYATPGTGRVVLKGRSGAETFSLTIPVTFPAASDRPAVEKLWAAERIRSWQGAALVGRRAESLQTRIVQLALAHGLVTPHTSFVVVEERTGERRASGQPQTRVIPVNAPAGWAMFGASAAEKEMADTAVAPKRRGVPMASAGAPPPPPAPAPAAAPASAKAKGSLLGGMFKKSAAPLPPPAPPGAAAPAPAPALEQTKNVRSRRESSVDRVKDEAFEAEMAEVAEGGMGASGVDLLGQQLASGLWAGQGAGPEPVRQARGTALALLELLRQGITSTHALHGAQVKKAVEALLALVPTLGGASEVAELALGVAWLVSSGPRTRGRITQAAQPLAGVSSRLENEDALRQHVEGLATR; the protein is encoded by the coding sequence ATGCACGACGAGAAGAGTGGTCTGTATACGCGCGGCGGTGCCCAGGTCCCCCTGCAGGGGGTGGAGGTCTCCGGAGAGCTGTTGGGAGGCCATGCCCGCGTGCGCGTGAGCCAGCGCTATCGCAACACCGAGCGGGTCCCCGTCGAGGCCGTGTATGTCTTTCCCCTGCCCTCCGAGGCCACGCTCACCGCGTTCTCGCTCACGTGCGCCGGGCGGCGCGTGCAGGCCGTGATCCAGGAGCGCGACAAGGCCTTCCAGACGTACGACGACGCGGTGACGGCGGGCCATGGCGCGGCGCTGCTCGACCAGGAGCGGCCCAATGTCTTCACCGCCCAGGTGGGCAACCTGCTGCCCGACGAGGAGACGCTCGTGGAGGTGGAGTTCCTCCAGGCCATCCAGGTGGAGGAGGGCTGTGTGCGCTGGGCCCTGCCCACGCTCGTGGCGCCCCGCTACATCCCCGGCACTCCCTCGGGCGACCGCACCGCGCACGGCCACGCCGGGCCCACCGACCGCGTGCCCGACGCGGACCGCATCACCCCGCCCGTGGGGGACGCACGCTATGGCCTCACCCTGGACCTGCTCATCGCGCTCGGCCGCGAGGTGGTGGTGGAGAGCCCCTCGCACGCGATCGCCCTGAGCCGTGAGCCGGGGGGCCTGCGCGTGCGGCTCGCCCGGCCCCACGTGGCGCTGGACCGCGACCTCGTGCTCTCCATCCGCGGCGCCGACCTGGACGTGCCCTTCACGCCGCTCGTCACCCACCGCCGGGGCGAGGAGCCGGGCACCTTCGCCCTCACCGTGGTGCCGGACCTGCTGGGCATGGCGCACGCGGGCAAGCGCCAGGAGGTGGTGTTCGTGGTGGACGTCTCGGGCTCCATGGACGGAGAGAGCCTGCCCCAGGCCCAGGGCGCGCTCAGGCTGTGTCTGCGCCACCTGCGCGAGGGGGACCGCTTCAACGTCATCGCCTTCTCCACCACCTTCACGCTCTTCTCCCCCGAGCCGGTCGTCTTCACCCAGCAGACGCTGGAGCGCGCGGACCGCTGGGTGGCGGCCCTGCGCGCCAACGGGGGCACGGAGCTGCTCGAGCCCCTGCGCGCCGCGACGCGGGCGATGCCCGACGGCGTGGTGGTGCTGCTCACCGACGGGCAGGTGGGCAACGAGTCGGAGATCCTCCAGGCGGTGCTGGCCGAGCGCCGCACGGCGCGCATGTATTCCTTTGGCATCGGCACCAACGTGAGCGACGTGCTGCTCAAGGACTTGGCGCGGCAGACGGGCGGCGCGGTGGAGTTCATCCACCCCGGCGAGCGCATCGACGACAAGGTGGTGGCCCAGTTCTCCCGGGCGCTCGCGCCGCGCGTGACGGACGTGGAGGTGCGCTTCGAGGGCGTGGAGGCCCAGGAGCTGGCGCCCGCCGAGCCGCCGTCGCTCGTGGACGGCACGCCGTGGAGCCTCATGGGCCGCTACGCCACGCCCGGCACCGGCCGGGTGGTGCTCAAGGGCCGCTCGGGCGCGGAGACGTTCTCGCTCACCATCCCCGTGACCTTCCCCGCGGCGAGCGATCGCCCCGCGGTGGAGAAGCTGTGGGCCGCCGAGCGCATCCGGAGCTGGCAGGGCGCCGCGCTCGTGGGCCGGCGCGCCGAGTCGCTCCAGACGCGCATCGTCCAGCTCGCGCTCGCGCATGGCCTGGTCACGCCCCACACCTCGTTCGTGGTGGTGGAGGAGCGCACCGGGGAGCGCCGCGCCTCGGGCCAGCCGCAGACCCGCGTCATCCCCGTCAACGCGCCCGCCGGCTGGGCGATGTTCGGCGCGTCCGCCGCCGAGAAGGAGATGGCCGACACCGCCGTCGCGCCCAAGCGCCGGGGCGTGCCCATGGCCAGCGCAGGCGCGCCGCCGCCTCCTCCCGCCCCGGCACCCGCCGCGGCGCCCGCGTCCGCGAAAGCCAAGGGCTCACTGCTCGGTGGGATGTTCAAGAAGTCCGCCGCGCCCCTGCCGCCCCCGGCCCCGCCCGGCGCGGCGGCCCCCGCGCCGGCGCCGGCGCTGGAGCAGACGAAGAACGTCCGGTCGAGGCGCGAGTCGTCCGTCGATCGCGTCAAGGACGAGGCGTTCGAGGCCGAGATGGCCGAGGTGGCCGAGGGCGGTATGGGCGCGAGCGGCGTGGACCTGCTCGGCCAGCAGCTCGCCAGCGGCCTGTGGGCCGGCCAGGGCGCGGGCCCCGAGCCCGTGCGGCAGGCCCGTGGCACCGCGCTCGCCCTGCTGGAGCTGCTGCGCCAGGGCATCACCAGCACGCACGCGCTGCACGGCGCGCAGGTGAAGAAGGCGGTGGAGGCGCTGCTCGCGCTCGTGCCCACGCTGGGCGGGGCGTCCGAGGTGGCGGAGCTGGCCCTGGGCGTGGCGTGGCTCGTGTCCTCGGGGCCGCGCACCCGGGGGCGCATCACCCAGGCCGCCCAGCCCCTGGCCGGCGTGTCCTCGCGGCTGGAGAACGAGGACGCGCTGCGCCAGCACGTGGAAGGGCTCGCCACGCGCTGA